The Amaranthus tricolor cultivar Red isolate AtriRed21 chromosome 6, ASM2621246v1, whole genome shotgun sequence genome has a segment encoding these proteins:
- the LOC130815160 gene encoding protein STRUBBELIG-RECEPTOR FAMILY 8 isoform X2 — protein sequence MGYMLGNLVSLKTLDLSNNNIHDAIPFQLPPNLTSLNLAHNNLSGNLPYSLVTMTALSYLNVSGNALAQPIQDVFANHTALATLDLSNNNFSGDIPSSFSSLSNLSTLEVQNNQLTGSLSVLVTLPLDNLNVANNHFTGWVPEELKSIPSFIYDGNSFDNGPAPPPPPFTPPPPGTPAKRKHKGSRGTDESPASPERENSHEQKKSSSVGTVIGVVLGVVFLLLFGILLALLFCKKKRRTKDDGGQLSLRGVSNGNEKVDMEMQEQSFTGTAAVADLKTPPPESLLIEKMQGKNGSLKRVKSPITATSYTVASLQTATNSFSQENIVGEGSLGRVYKAEFSNGKVLAIKKIDNSALSLQEEDNFLEAVSNMSRLRHPNIVSLVGYCTEHAQRLLVYEYIGSGSLHDMLHFSDDGSKRLNWNARVRVALGTARALEYLHEVCMPSVVHRNFKSANILLDDEFNPHLSDCGLAALNPNTERQVSTQMVGSFGYSAPEFALSGIYTTKSDVYSFGVVMLELLTGRKPLDSSRPRSEQSLVRWATPQLHDIDALAKMVDPALNGMYPAKSLSRFADIIALCVQPEPEFRPPMSEVVQALVRLVQRAGAAKRRSSDESGFGYKSLDHEGIDISF from the exons ATGGGATATATGCTTGGAAATCTTGTCTCATTAAAGACCTT GGATTTGAGTAATAACAATATACATGATGCTATTCCATTTCAACTGCCACCCAATCTTACATCCTT AAATCTAGCTCACAATAATCTGAGTGGTAACCTACCATACTCCCTTGTAACTATGACTGCACTTTCTTATTT GAATGTTAGTGGTAACGCACTCGCACAGCCAATCCAAGATGTATTTGCTAATCATACAGCCCTTGCAACCCT AGATCTTTCAAACAATAATTTTTCTGGAGATATTCCCAGTTCTTTTAGTTCCTTGTCCAATCTCTCAACACT cgAGGTTCAAAATAATCAGTTGACTGGTTCTCTTTCTGTTCTCGTTACCCTGCCGTTGGATAACCT GAATGTTGCAAATAACCACTTCACCGGTTGGGTACCCGAGGAACTCAAGTCAATACCCAGTTTTAT TTATGATGGTAACTCATTTGACAATGGTCCAGCTCCTCCACCACCACCGTTCACCCCACCTCCTCCAGGAACACCTGCAAAAAGAAAGCACAAAGGTTCGAGAGGTACTGATGAATCGCCTGCGAGTCCTGAAAGAGAGAATTCTCACGAACAGAAGAAATCGTCATCAGTTGGAACTGTCATTGGGGTAGTTTTAGGCGTTGTATTCTTGCTTTTATTTGGTATCTTGCTTGcccttttgttttgcaagaaaaaaaGGAGAACAAAAGATGATGGTGGCCAATTGTCCTTGCGGGGTGTCTCCAATGGCAATGAAAAAG TTGACATGGAGATGCAAGAACAGAGTTTTACAGGCACAGCTGCTGTTGCTGATCTGAAAACCCCACCACCAGAAAGTTTGCTGATCGAGAAAATGCAAGGGAAAAATGGATCCTTGAAACGAGTCAAGTCCCCTATTACCGCTACTTCGTATACAGTTGCTTCTCTTCAGACTGCCACAAACAGCTTTAGCCAAGAAAATATTGTTGGTGAAGGTTCACTCGGTCGAGTTTACAAAGCAGAGTTTTCTAATGGCAAG GTCTTGGCTATCAAGAAGATAGATAACTCAGCACTATCCTTGCAAGAGGAGGACAATTTCCTTGAAGCCGTGTCAAATATGTCCCGCCTCAGACACCCGAACATCGTCTCACTGGTTGGATACTGCACAGAGCATGCGCAACGACTTTTGGTGTACGAATACATTGGGAGCGGGAGTCTGCATGATATGTTACACTTTTCTGATGATGGAAGCAAAAGATTAAATTGGAATGCAAGAGTCCGAGTTGCGCTTGGAACGGCCAGAGCTCTAGA GTACTTGCATGAAGTCTGTATGCCATCTGTTGTACATAGAAATTTCAAGTCGGCAAATATCTTACTTGATGATGAATTTAACCCGCATCTGTCAGATTGCGGATTGGCTGCTCTAAATCCAAACACAGAAAGACAG GTGTCAACTCAAATGGTGGGTTCATTTGGATACAGTGCTCCAGAATTTGCTCTATCTGGAATATACACTACCAAAAGTGATGTATATAGCTTTGGGGTGGTGATGTTGGAGCTTTTGACGGGGCGTAAGCCATTGGATAG TTCAAGACCAAGATCCGAACAATCTCTTGTAAGATGGGCTACACCGCAACTGCATGATATAGATGCCCTTGCCAAAATGGTTGATCCTGCACTAAACGGCATGTATCCTGCCAAGTCCTTATCTCGATTTGCTGACATCATTGCGCTATGTGTTCAG CCCGAGCCAGAATTCCGACCACCAATGTCAGAAGTAGTACAAGCATTAGTCCGGTTGGTTCAGAGGGCAGGAGCTGCAAAAAGACGATCCAGCGATGAATCAGGTTTCGGGTACAAGTCACTTGATCATGAAGGAATCGACATTTCATTTTGA
- the LOC130815734 gene encoding subtilisin-like protease SBT2.4, giving the protein MLVLETTTGTVISCVLKCPEALPCQISVIVAAIAEFFVMGISTYHRLTMYRMVKLVRPQFNQQKDLYIVLLHGHSLAFLQEQMKFYVNSEAYQTHANQLEKSHNQLVQSTLDIGSYNLLHSFTHLANGFVVHTTPFQAEKLKKNSMVKLVERDRGAKLMTTYSPEFLRLPETVWVQQGGEENAGEGIVIGFVDSGINPFHPSFAGDQYDDLMIKNSALVCLNSSRFCGGCETGPRFPMSSCNGKIVSARFFADGAQAVARLNASVDFLSPFDAVGHGSHVASTAAGNFRVPVVVNGYYYGTASGMAPRARIAVYKAVYPTIGTLTDVLAAIDHAVKDGVDILNLSVEPDEPAEDTVTFLDVFEIFMLLARRAGVFVVQAAGNKGPDSSTVVSYSPWSVGVAACSTDRSYSATLVLGNSRKMEGVGLSGPTFGNGILKYKLVLAKDAVYVNGSFPRIPPYTEECQFPEALDPIAVTGSIVICTFSTGFYNQTSSLTSIINTAKTLGFMGFILVANPVYGDFVAEPVPFPVPGILIPKISDTKIITQYYEEQTKRTGQGSVITYGGRASIGEGRVAAFDRQVPVVSRFSSRGPDIIDSHKNPADVLKPDFVAPGQQIWAAWSPLSVSEPILEGNNFALMTGTSMAAPHIAGIAALIKQQNASWTPSMIASAMSTTSTKYDSSKKVILSEGYEPGSLYPSTPFDIGAGLVNPAKALDPGLVFIPGEGEYVAFLCSLPNINQEKVEAATGGSCSHSLAHPADLNQPSVTITSLIRSQVVNRNVINVGNKQETYLCAVLPPNGVTVDVSPTWFTISPGESQHLELKLNVSQSQKEFSFGEIVLTGSLDHIVRVPLSVLAVTNP; this is encoded by the exons ATGCTAGTGCTCGAAACTACTACGGGGACTGTAATTTCTTGTGTATTAAAATGTCCCGAGGCATTGCCT TGCCAGATTTCCGTCATTGTTGCTGCTATTGCCGAGTTCTTTGTGATGGGAATCTCGACATACCATCGTTTAACCATGTACAGAATGGTGAAGTTGGTTCGGCCTCAGTTCA ATCAACAAAAAGATTTATACATTGTTCTGCTTCATGGTCATTCATTAGCTTTTCTTCAAGAACAAATGAAATTTTATGTCAACAG CGAAGCCTACCAAACACATGCAAACCAGTTGGAGAAGtctcacaaccaacttgtccaaAGCACCCTAGACATTGGTTCCTACAACCTTCTACATAGCTTCACTCATCTTGCTAATGGCTTTGTAGTCCATACTACTCCCTTTCAG GCAGAGAAGCTAAAAAAGAACTCAATGGTGAAGTTGGTAGAAAGAGATAGGGGAGCCAAATTAATGACAACTTACAGTCCAGAATTCCTAAGATTGCCAGAAACTGTATGGGTTCAACAAGGAGGAGAGGAAAATGCAGGGGAAGGAATTGTGATAGGCTTTGTAGATTCTGGCATAAACCCATTTCATCCAAGCTTTGCTGGTGATCAGTATGATGATTTGATGATCAAAAATTCTGCATTAGTCTGCTTGAATTCGAGTCGATTTTGCGGTGGGTGCGAGACGGGTCCTCGTTTTCCGATGAGTTCATGTAATGGGAAAATTGTTTCAGCAAGATTCTTTGCTGATGGTGCTCAAGCTGTTGCTCGTCTTAATGCTTCTGTTGATTTTCTTTCCCCTTTTGATGCTGTTGGTCATGGCAG TCATGTAGCATCAACAGCTGCTGGGAATTTCAGGGTTCCAGTGGTGGTAAATGGGTATTATTATGGAACAGCCAGTGGGATGGCGCCACGTGCTCG GATTGCAGTTTACAAGGCAGTTTATCCAACAATTGGTACTCTTACTGATGTCTTGGCTGCAATTGATCAT GCGGTAAAAGACGGTGTAGACATCCTGAACTTGTCGGTAGAACCAGATGAGCCAGCCGAAGACACAGTAACTTTCCTTGATGTATTTGAGATCTTCATGTTACTAGCAAGAAGAGCAGGGGTTTTTGTGGTTCAAGCAGCAGGAAACAAAGGACCTGATTCAAGCACTGTTGTGTCATACAGCCCTTGGTCTGTTGGAGTTGCTGCTTGCAGCACAGACAGAAGCTACTCTGCCACTCTCGTCCTTGGAAATAGTCGGAAGATGGAAGGAGTCGGGTTATCAG GGCCAACTTTTGGAAATGGGATACTGAAATATAAGCTAGTGCTAGCAAAAGATGCTGTTTATGTTAATGGATCATTCCCTAGGATTCCGCCTTACACCGAGGAATGCCAGTTTCCCGAAGCTCTTGATCCGATTGCTGTAACAGGCAGCATAGTGATCTGTACATTCTCGACAGGATTTTACAATCAGACTTCCTCTCTAACTTCCATCATCAACACTGCAAAAACCTTGGGATTCATGGGTTTCATCCTAGTTGCAAATCCTGTTTATGGTGACTTTGTAGCTGAACCAGTGCCTTTCCCTGTGCCAGGGATTTTGATCCCTAAAATTTCAGATACAAAG ATCATAACTCAATACTATGAGGAGCAAACTAAAAGAACTGGACAAGGGAGTGTAATAACATATGGTGGAAGAGCCTCCATAGGTGAAGGAAGAGTGGCTGCTTTTGACAGACAAGTGCCTGTTGTAAGCAGATTCTCTTCTAGGGGACCTGATATCATAGATAGCCACAAAAATCCTGCAGATGTTCTTAAGCCCGATTTCGTGGCTCCAGGACAACAGATTTGGGCAGCTTGGAGCCCTCTTAGTGTCTCAGAGCCTATACTTGAAGGTAA CAATTTTGCTTTGATGACTGGAACTAGTATGGCAGCACCTCATATTGCAGGAATAGCTGCACTGATCAAGCAACAAAATGCTTCATGGACTCCATCCATGATTGCATCAGCAATGTCCACTACTTCAACTAAATATGACAGTTCTAAGAAAGTTATACTATCTGAAGGATATGAACCTGGTAGCTTGTATCCTTCCACTCCCTTTGATATAGGTGCTGGTCTGGTGAATCCAGCAAAAGCTCTAGACCCTGGTTTAGTATTCATCCCAG GAGAAGGAGAATATGTGGCTTTCCTATGCTCGTTACCCAACATAAACCAAGAAAAAGTAGAAGCTGCAACAGGAGGATCATGCAGCCATTCACTTGCACATCCAGCAGATTTGAACCAACCATCAGTCACAATAACATCTCTAATCAGATCTCAAGTCGTTAATCGTAATGTGATCAATGTGGGAAACAAACAGGAAACTTACCTGTGTGCAGTGCTTCCCCCAAATGGGGTGACAGTTGATGTATCTCCTACTTGGTTCACCATTTCTCCAGGGGAGTCCCAGCATTTGGAATTAAAACTGAATGTTAGTCAGTCACAGAAGGAATTTAGTTTTGGAGAGATTGTTTTGACAGGAAGTTTGGATCATATTGTGAGAGTGCCTTTGTCAGTTTTGGCAGTTACAAATCCTTAA
- the LOC130815160 gene encoding protein STRUBBELIG-RECEPTOR FAMILY 8 isoform X1, producing MPMISFSCFFFFFFALILVLVGANTDANDVQSLQVLYGALNNPAELTGWKSSGGDPCVESWKGVKCDGSAVVSLDLSGLGVSGSMGYMLGNLVSLKTLDLSNNNIHDAIPFQLPPNLTSLNLAHNNLSGNLPYSLVTMTALSYLNVSGNALAQPIQDVFANHTALATLDLSNNNFSGDIPSSFSSLSNLSTLEVQNNQLTGSLSVLVTLPLDNLNVANNHFTGWVPEELKSIPSFIYDGNSFDNGPAPPPPPFTPPPPGTPAKRKHKGSRGTDESPASPERENSHEQKKSSSVGTVIGVVLGVVFLLLFGILLALLFCKKKRRTKDDGGQLSLRGVSNGNEKVDMEMQEQSFTGTAAVADLKTPPPESLLIEKMQGKNGSLKRVKSPITATSYTVASLQTATNSFSQENIVGEGSLGRVYKAEFSNGKVLAIKKIDNSALSLQEEDNFLEAVSNMSRLRHPNIVSLVGYCTEHAQRLLVYEYIGSGSLHDMLHFSDDGSKRLNWNARVRVALGTARALEYLHEVCMPSVVHRNFKSANILLDDEFNPHLSDCGLAALNPNTERQVSTQMVGSFGYSAPEFALSGIYTTKSDVYSFGVVMLELLTGRKPLDSSRPRSEQSLVRWATPQLHDIDALAKMVDPALNGMYPAKSLSRFADIIALCVQPEPEFRPPMSEVVQALVRLVQRAGAAKRRSSDESGFGYKSLDHEGIDISF from the exons ATGCCTATGATCtctttttcttgtttctttttcttcttttttgccCTTATATTGGTGTTAGTCGGAGCTAATACTGATGCTAACGATG TACAATCACTTCAAGTTTTGTATGGTGCACTGAACAATCCTGCTGAGCTTACTGGTTGGAAATCGAGTGGCGGTGACCCGTGTGTTGAATCATGGAAGGGTGTTAAGTGTGATGGTTCTGCTGTGGTTTCCTT GGACCTTTCTGGGTTAGGAGTAAGTGGTTCAATGGGATATATGCTTGGAAATCTTGTCTCATTAAAGACCTT GGATTTGAGTAATAACAATATACATGATGCTATTCCATTTCAACTGCCACCCAATCTTACATCCTT AAATCTAGCTCACAATAATCTGAGTGGTAACCTACCATACTCCCTTGTAACTATGACTGCACTTTCTTATTT GAATGTTAGTGGTAACGCACTCGCACAGCCAATCCAAGATGTATTTGCTAATCATACAGCCCTTGCAACCCT AGATCTTTCAAACAATAATTTTTCTGGAGATATTCCCAGTTCTTTTAGTTCCTTGTCCAATCTCTCAACACT cgAGGTTCAAAATAATCAGTTGACTGGTTCTCTTTCTGTTCTCGTTACCCTGCCGTTGGATAACCT GAATGTTGCAAATAACCACTTCACCGGTTGGGTACCCGAGGAACTCAAGTCAATACCCAGTTTTAT TTATGATGGTAACTCATTTGACAATGGTCCAGCTCCTCCACCACCACCGTTCACCCCACCTCCTCCAGGAACACCTGCAAAAAGAAAGCACAAAGGTTCGAGAGGTACTGATGAATCGCCTGCGAGTCCTGAAAGAGAGAATTCTCACGAACAGAAGAAATCGTCATCAGTTGGAACTGTCATTGGGGTAGTTTTAGGCGTTGTATTCTTGCTTTTATTTGGTATCTTGCTTGcccttttgttttgcaagaaaaaaaGGAGAACAAAAGATGATGGTGGCCAATTGTCCTTGCGGGGTGTCTCCAATGGCAATGAAAAAG TTGACATGGAGATGCAAGAACAGAGTTTTACAGGCACAGCTGCTGTTGCTGATCTGAAAACCCCACCACCAGAAAGTTTGCTGATCGAGAAAATGCAAGGGAAAAATGGATCCTTGAAACGAGTCAAGTCCCCTATTACCGCTACTTCGTATACAGTTGCTTCTCTTCAGACTGCCACAAACAGCTTTAGCCAAGAAAATATTGTTGGTGAAGGTTCACTCGGTCGAGTTTACAAAGCAGAGTTTTCTAATGGCAAG GTCTTGGCTATCAAGAAGATAGATAACTCAGCACTATCCTTGCAAGAGGAGGACAATTTCCTTGAAGCCGTGTCAAATATGTCCCGCCTCAGACACCCGAACATCGTCTCACTGGTTGGATACTGCACAGAGCATGCGCAACGACTTTTGGTGTACGAATACATTGGGAGCGGGAGTCTGCATGATATGTTACACTTTTCTGATGATGGAAGCAAAAGATTAAATTGGAATGCAAGAGTCCGAGTTGCGCTTGGAACGGCCAGAGCTCTAGA GTACTTGCATGAAGTCTGTATGCCATCTGTTGTACATAGAAATTTCAAGTCGGCAAATATCTTACTTGATGATGAATTTAACCCGCATCTGTCAGATTGCGGATTGGCTGCTCTAAATCCAAACACAGAAAGACAG GTGTCAACTCAAATGGTGGGTTCATTTGGATACAGTGCTCCAGAATTTGCTCTATCTGGAATATACACTACCAAAAGTGATGTATATAGCTTTGGGGTGGTGATGTTGGAGCTTTTGACGGGGCGTAAGCCATTGGATAG TTCAAGACCAAGATCCGAACAATCTCTTGTAAGATGGGCTACACCGCAACTGCATGATATAGATGCCCTTGCCAAAATGGTTGATCCTGCACTAAACGGCATGTATCCTGCCAAGTCCTTATCTCGATTTGCTGACATCATTGCGCTATGTGTTCAG CCCGAGCCAGAATTCCGACCACCAATGTCAGAAGTAGTACAAGCATTAGTCCGGTTGGTTCAGAGGGCAGGAGCTGCAAAAAGACGATCCAGCGATGAATCAGGTTTCGGGTACAAGTCACTTGATCATGAAGGAATCGACATTTCATTTTGA